One Flavobacterium cerinum genomic window, TATGTTTTTATTAGCCAAAAGGATGCCTAATTTCCATTCGGAACCGTCCAAAACGATAGCTTTTTCATTCCGTATACTTTCGGGTAATGCTGTTTGTTCCAGCTTTAATAATTGCTCTTTTAGCAGTGCAATATCGGTTTCAGAAACGATTTTTTCCTCTGTTATGATTCGAAGTCGGTCCAGATTGTAAATCCCGCCGGTCCATTGTGAAAAGTTGTATTCAGTGTCCCACTGTCTGAATCCTGAGCGGATCGTTCCGTCCGGGGCTTCAACTATAATTATTTTATACGGAAATCCGCCAATTAACGGAAGTCGAGTAAAATAGGCTAGGATTTTTTCTCCGTCTTTTAAATCAAAGTTTTCAACTTCAATTTCGCCTGCACGGATTACAGCCATTTCATCATTTGTAAGTCGTTCCATATTGTTCTGATTAGCTCTATGCCCGAAGTTTGATAGGATTGGTAGTAACGTTTTCGGTCGGGAAAGTAAACCTTAATCGAAAAGCAACTATTGTTTGCAACATTTTTTATTGTGCTTTCCAGTTAAATTTAGTCATTTTATTTGTCAACTTTTGATCAACAATTTCAATGTCTAATTTTCCGTTTTCTTTTGTTACTATAATCATGCAACCTCTTTCTAAAATTCCACTTTCATTAAATTCAAGTTCTTTTATTTTTACGGATTGGGTTATGCCGTTAAAATCGGTTTCCTGTTTAAAAGGTTCTCCGGTATGTCCGTAAAAGTGGTAATGAAAAATAACCTGGTCTAATACCGTTCTGATTTCGGACATACCGTAGCCTCTTTGACCGCTATCATCTTTATCGTGTGTAATTAAGACGTCAAAAATATCTTTTGTTTTCAGCAGTTTTTTAATTTCCGTTCTTTCATAGTCTTGAATAAACCGCTTTTCGGTTCTTCCTTTCCGGTCACCGATTCGACCGATACCAACAAAAGACAGTGTTTCATTTTCGATTACCAGTTCTTGTTTTAAGCCCGATTTGCAAACAAATACCCTTTTGTAAATATCAATCGGGAATAGGCTGTCTTGATCATTTTCCTTTTCCAGATGGTCTAAAAAGTCATGGTCTTCGTGATTACCACGGACACAAATCATATTGATATTCAGATAGTCTAAAAATGACTTTATTTCTTGATTCTCTTTTGTAAAGTCGTCAAAAAAACCTAGTTCATCTCGGTCATATTGGGCGTGTTTTATAGTCGCTTTATCTAAATTTTCAAGATCAGGATAAGCACCGATATCTCCGCATTGCAAAATGAAATCAATCTTATTCCCGGTTTCTTTCTGGTATAAATCAACTAATTTGAAAGGCAACAATATTTTACCGTGTATGTCTGAAAAAAGGGCAACTCTCATAATTTATGGGCGTCTATTTCGAATTGGCACTATCATTTCCGGTTTTGTCTTCGGATGGGTTAGCGAGTGCAAGTATTTTAAACTTTATGTTCTTAAATTTAAAGGGTTGCCATAAAAATTAGTTTTCGATCTTAATCTCAAACATTTTATCCCAGTTTTTACCGGTTACAAAAATGGTTTTTGTTTTCGGATTGTATGCGATTCCGTTTAAAACATCAAGATCCGGATGTGCCGTTACTTTCGACTTCAGATCGCTTAGGTTGATAATGGCTTCAACGGCACCGCTTTTCGGATCGATAATCGCGATTGCATCTTTTGTATAGATATTGGCATAAATTTTTCCGTCAATCCATTCCATTTCGTTTACCGCTTTAATTTTCGAACCGGCTGTATATACATTGATATAGTCGACTTCCTTAAAGTTTTCAGGATTTACAAACCAGATTTTTTCAGTTCCGTCCGACATAAAAAGGTTTTTACCGTCGTTCGATAATCCCCATCCTTCCATTTGTTTAAAGTAAGGGAAGGTCTTTTCTTTAGCAAAAGTATCTGCATTATAAACGTAGGCTTCGTTATTCTGGTAGGTAAGTTGGTATACTTTGTTGTTTAATATCGTAGCGCCCTCACCGAATACGGTTTGCGGTAATTCTACAATTTTATACACTTTTCCGGTTTTATAATCGGTTTTACGTAAACTCGATGTACCTCGTAATCCTGTTCCGTTTCCGGCGCCGTTTCCGGTACTCTCTATTAAAGTATCACGATAAAATTCCAATCCCTGTGTATAGGCTTTAATATCGTGAGGGTAGGTGTTTAGTATTTTATAACTTAATAATTTGGGTTGAATATCCGAAACTAACTCGATTCGACCGGTAGCTTCATTGGTGTTTCCTTCAAAATAAACCAATGCTTTAATATTTTGATAACCTAATTTTTGATCTTTTAAGGCAAAAACGAATTTTTGGTTGCCTTTGATGCTACCCACTTTTTTATCATTGATGTAATAAATAATTGAGTCGATTGTTTTGTTTTCGGCACTTTTTACAGCCAATGCCAGGCTTTCTTTAGGCTGATATACCTCTTTTAGGTCAGTTGTATCGAGGCTAAATAAAATTTCTTCATTTTTTTTTCCGTTGTCACAAGAGAAGAAAAAAGAGCTTAATAAAATGAATGCGAATGCATTATACTTTTTCATGGTTATTAAAATTGGTTATCACAATATACGATTGTATTTTATATCTCACAATTGCCTTGCAAAAATATAAAAAGATTGTATATTTGCACCGGCAAGTCCTACACGACCAGCTCCTGCAGACTCCTCCAGGGTGGGAACGCAGCAAAGGTATGTGGTTGTAGCGGTGCGATGTAGGTCGCTTGCCATTTTTTTTAGATCTCCTTTTTGGGAGATTTTTTTGTTTCAGGACCTTTTGTAACGGTTTTCTTCTTTATTTTAGCAAACACAAATTTAGAATCCAATATATGGGAAAAGTGGTTTTAATTACCGGAGGCTCATCGGGCATAGGAAAAGCTATCGGTGAGTTGTTATTCCAAAAAGGATATACGGTTTACGGAACCAGTCGGAATCCGGAAAAAGTACAGCAAACGATTTTTCCGCTAATTGCATTGGATGTACGCCAAACCGACACCATTCATCAGGCTGTTAAAACGATTATTGATAAAGAAGGAAGACTTGACGTATTGATCAATAATGCAGGAGTAGGAATAACAGGACCATTGGAAGAAATTCCGGCAGATGAGATCCGAAATAACTTTGAAACCAATCTTTTCGGACCGATCGAAGTAATGAAGTCGGTTTTACCGTATATGCGCCAACAAAATTCAGGATTGATCATTAATATAACGTCAATAGCCGGCTATATGGGATTGCCGTATCGCAGTGTCTATTCGGCATCCAAAGGTGCTTTAGAATTGATCACGGAAGCCATGCGGATGGAAGTAAAGTCATTTGGTATTCATATTACGAATGTCGCACCGGGCGATTTTGTTACAAATATCGCTTCAGGACGCTATCATGCACCGTTGGTTATAGGTTCGGCCTATGAAATTCCATATGGAAATACATTGAATATGATGAATGATCATGTCGACAGTGGAAGTGATCCGAATCAAATGGCGGAAGCGGTATTGGCTATTATACAAAACCCGAATCCGAAAATCCATTATAAGGTAGGCGCTTTTATGCAGAAATTTTCCATTGTGCTAAAAAGAGTACTGCCGGATAAAGTATATGAAAAATTATTAATGAACCATTATAAGTTGTAATTTAGTAACCTGTTTATACACAACTATACATAAATATATTAAAGATGAAATTTTTTATTGACACAGCTAATTTAGAGCAAATTAAAGAAGCACAGGCATTAGGAGTATTGGATGGCGTAACAACGAATCCGTCGTTAATGGCTAAAGAAGGAATTACCGGAACGAATAATATATTAAAACACTATGTAGATATCTGCAATATTGTTGACGGTGATGTAAGTGCTGAAGTAATTGCTACCGATTACGAAGGAATGATCAAAGAAGGAGAAGAATTAGCTGAATTACACGAACAAATCGTTGTAAAGATTCCGATGACAAAAGAAGGAATCAAAGCTTGTAAATATTTTTCGGATCGTGGTATCAAAACAAATGTAACTTTGGTGTTTTCAGCAGGTCAGGCTTTATTGGCTGCTAAAGCAGGAGCTACTTATGTTTCGCCGTTCCTGGGACGTTTGGATGATATTTCTACTGACGGTTTAAACCTGATTGATGAGATTCGTCAGATCTATGATAACTATGCTTTTGACACGCAAATTTTAGCGGCTTCTATTCGTCATACAATGCACGTAGTGAACTGTGCTAAAATCGGAGCAGATGTAATGACAGGTCCGTTATCATCGATTTTAGGTTTACTAAAACACCCGTTAACCGATATCGGTTTGGCTCAGTTTTTAGCGGATTACGAAAAAGGAAACAAATAATAAGAATCCTTATAAAGCAAAAAAGACGGTCTTTAAAATTAAAGGCCGTCTTTTTTTATGGTTTAGTTTGTTTATTTTAGGTTCTTTTCAAAATCAGAATCAAAAAGGCTTACAAAAGCATTCTTGATCATGCCGTTTGGCTGTAGTAAAATGGTACGCTGAATCTTAGTAATTACCCAGTGATCCTTTAATGCTTCAAAATTAGCCGCATGCAATTCGGTGGTATTTTCAAACTGGTATTGTGATAAAATTTGTTTCCATTCTTGTTCGGAATCATCCACATTGATGGAAATAAAATTCAGATCCGGGAATTTTTTCTTTAAATCATTTACCTTTTTATGCACCGTAACCATATGGGCTTTTGCATTTGAAGTCCAGAAAAACAGTACGGTTTGTTTTCCGTTGCTTATCTGATTCAGATCTACTTTTTGCCCTTCTTTATTAATCAAATCGGCAGCAGGTAATTTTTTGCCTTCTGTTAGCATCTGAATAGCATCTCCGATCTTTTTAATTTCATTATGACTACTGTTGTCGGTCGATAATTGCGAATAACGATCAAAGAACTTTTTCTTATTGTGCATATTCTGATCTTCCAGCAAATACATAAATGCAATATTATTCAGAACGCTGTTTTTAATCTTTTCATTTTTAAATAATGTATCCGCGATATTCAGTTTTTTAATATTGCTTTCAATTGCGGTTTCTTCAAGATTAAAATGATGATCCGGTTCTGAATAGGCCACATTGTTTAACATGGCGGTCAGATAACGAACAAAAGGGGAATAATTAGTTAGTTGCGCATTATTAAAATCGATTTCTTTTCTAAAATCGTAATAATTTTTCGGAAGTTTATTGTTGATGGCTTCACCGGTTCGTCGTTCGTGGGCAAAAGGATAGATCTCTTTTTTAGCCAGATGGTTAAAATCTAAGCTACCTTTAGCATACAAATCAAATTTTTCGTCCCAGTTAATTTCGGTCTTTTTGCGAAGATAAAAGGCCTTTTTGCGATCGTAGATTGAATCAATGCTTTTGGTGAATTTTTCATAATCCCGGTCAAAAAGATCAAACATATTGTTTTTGTCGGATTCATTTTTCAGGTACATCTCCATCAGGAAGTTGTTTTTCTGATCGCCGCGACCGCAAAAAACGATCGAATTGTCAAAATCACCGGAATTAATACGCACCATCAAACTGTCATTCTTATCGAAATAGACGTATTGATATTCAGGATCGTGTCTAAAAGTGTACATGCCCGGCGTCAAAGAGTCGAATTTTTTGAAAAAACGGTTCTTTTCGTCTAAAGTAAGGGTGTCTAAGACCTTATTGTCTTTGCAAAAAAGAACATAACGACTAAGAGGGTTAATGACTTCACCGCCAAAATAAGCCGTATAATTATCGCTTTCAAACTTCTTGTTACAGGAAGAGAGCGAACAAATCAGCACAGTAGATAACGGGAGTATTACGTTTTTAATATGGGCAAACATTCAAACAATTTTATCTCTAAACAAATGTATTTCTATATTATAGAAGAGGCTGTTAAGGTACAGTTAAAATAAAGCTTTACAGATTCTAAATTAGATAGTTCAAAACTGCACTATTTTTTCTACTTTTGCAACAATTTTATAAAAATCAATTTCAAATGTTAACAGTTTCAAATTTATCCGTTCAGTTTGGTAAACGAATTTTGTTTGACGAAGTAAACGTAACCTTTACGCAAGGTAACTGTTATGGGATCATCGGAGCTAATGGTGCAGGAAAATCAACCTTTTTAAAGATATTATCGGGAGAAATAGACCCTACATCCGGTCGTGTAATTCTGGAGCCGGGTAAACGTATGTCGGTTTTAAACCAGAACCACAATATGTTTGACGAACATACGGTACTGGAA contains:
- a CDS encoding metallophosphoesterase family protein, translated to MRVALFSDIHGKILLPFKLVDLYQKETGNKIDFILQCGDIGAYPDLENLDKATIKHAQYDRDELGFFDDFTKENQEIKSFLDYLNINMICVRGNHEDHDFLDHLEKENDQDSLFPIDIYKRVFVCKSGLKQELVIENETLSFVGIGRIGDRKGRTEKRFIQDYERTEIKKLLKTKDIFDVLITHDKDDSGQRGYGMSEIRTVLDQVIFHYHFYGHTGEPFKQETDFNGITQSVKIKELEFNESGILERGCMIIVTKENGKLDIEIVDQKLTNKMTKFNWKAQ
- a CDS encoding glutaminyl-peptide cyclotransferase; its protein translation is MKKYNAFAFILLSSFFFSCDNGKKNEEILFSLDTTDLKEVYQPKESLALAVKSAENKTIDSIIYYINDKKVGSIKGNQKFVFALKDQKLGYQNIKALVYFEGNTNEATGRIELVSDIQPKLLSYKILNTYPHDIKAYTQGLEFYRDTLIESTGNGAGNGTGLRGTSSLRKTDYKTGKVYKIVELPQTVFGEGATILNNKVYQLTYQNNEAYVYNADTFAKEKTFPYFKQMEGWGLSNDGKNLFMSDGTEKIWFVNPENFKEVDYINVYTAGSKIKAVNEMEWIDGKIYANIYTKDAIAIIDPKSGAVEAIINLSDLKSKVTAHPDLDVLNGIAYNPKTKTIFVTGKNWDKMFEIKIEN
- a CDS encoding SDR family oxidoreductase; the protein is MGKVVLITGGSSGIGKAIGELLFQKGYTVYGTSRNPEKVQQTIFPLIALDVRQTDTIHQAVKTIIDKEGRLDVLINNAGVGITGPLEEIPADEIRNNFETNLFGPIEVMKSVLPYMRQQNSGLIINITSIAGYMGLPYRSVYSASKGALELITEAMRMEVKSFGIHITNVAPGDFVTNIASGRYHAPLVIGSAYEIPYGNTLNMMNDHVDSGSDPNQMAEAVLAIIQNPNPKIHYKVGAFMQKFSIVLKRVLPDKVYEKLLMNHYKL
- the fsa gene encoding fructose-6-phosphate aldolase gives rise to the protein MKFFIDTANLEQIKEAQALGVLDGVTTNPSLMAKEGITGTNNILKHYVDICNIVDGDVSAEVIATDYEGMIKEGEELAELHEQIVVKIPMTKEGIKACKYFSDRGIKTNVTLVFSAGQALLAAKAGATYVSPFLGRLDDISTDGLNLIDEIRQIYDNYAFDTQILAASIRHTMHVVNCAKIGADVMTGPLSSILGLLKHPLTDIGLAQFLADYEKGNK
- a CDS encoding TlpA family protein disulfide reductase, translated to MFAHIKNVILPLSTVLICSLSSCNKKFESDNYTAYFGGEVINPLSRYVLFCKDNKVLDTLTLDEKNRFFKKFDSLTPGMYTFRHDPEYQYVYFDKNDSLMVRINSGDFDNSIVFCGRGDQKNNFLMEMYLKNESDKNNMFDLFDRDYEKFTKSIDSIYDRKKAFYLRKKTEINWDEKFDLYAKGSLDFNHLAKKEIYPFAHERRTGEAINNKLPKNYYDFRKEIDFNNAQLTNYSPFVRYLTAMLNNVAYSEPDHHFNLEETAIESNIKKLNIADTLFKNEKIKNSVLNNIAFMYLLEDQNMHNKKKFFDRYSQLSTDNSSHNEIKKIGDAIQMLTEGKKLPAADLINKEGQKVDLNQISNGKQTVLFFWTSNAKAHMVTVHKKVNDLKKKFPDLNFISINVDDSEQEWKQILSQYQFENTTELHAANFEALKDHWVITKIQRTILLQPNGMIKNAFVSLFDSDFEKNLK